In Lemur catta isolate mLemCat1 chromosome 1, mLemCat1.pri, whole genome shotgun sequence, one DNA window encodes the following:
- the LOC123630220 gene encoding schwannomin-interacting protein 1 isoform X4: MVHQDNCSYQAQKNERESIRQKLALGSFFDDGPGIYTSCSKSGKPSLSSRLQSGMNLQICFVNDSGSDKDSDADDSKTETSLDTPLSPMSKQSSSYSDRDTTEEESESLDDMDFLTRQKKLQAEAKMALAMAKPMAKMQVEVEKQNRKKSPVADLLPHMPHISECLMKRSLKPTDLRDMTIGQLQVIVNDLHSQIESLNEELVQLLLIRDELHTEQDAMLVDIEDLTRHAESQQKHMAEKMPAK; this comes from the exons gcacagaaaaatgagagagagtCTATCAGACAGAAGTTGGCACTTGGAAGCTTCTTTGATGATGGCCCAGGAATTTATACCAGCTGTAGCAAAAGTGGGAAGCCAAGCCTTTCCTCCCG ACTGCAGAGTGGGATGAACCTGCAGATATGCTTTGTCAACGACAGTGGCAGTGATAAGGACAGTGATGCTGATGACAGTAAGACTGAAACCAGCTTGGACACCCCCTTGTCCCCCATG AGCAAACAAAGTTCTTCCTATTCTGATAGAGACACTACTGAAGAGGAATCTGAATCCTTGGATGACATGGACTTCCTCACAAGGCAAAAGAAATTGCAAGCTGAAGCCAAAATGGCCCTCGCCATGGCCAAACCAATGGCCAAAATGCAAGTAGAAGTGGAAAAACAGAACAGGAAAAAGTCTCCCGTCGCTGATCTT CTGCCACACATGCCTCATATAAGTGAATGCTTGATGAAAAGAAGTTTAAAACCCACTGACCTGAGAGACATGACTATTGGGCAGCTACAAGTGATAGTCAATGATCTCCATTCCCAGATAGAAA GCTTGAATGAAGAGTTGGTCCAGCTGCTTCTCATCCGAGATGAGCTGCACACAGAGCAAGATGCCATGCTGGTGGACATCGAAGACTTGACCAG ACATGCTGAAAGTCAGCAGAAGCACATGGCAGAGAAAATGCCGGCAAAGTGA
- the LOC123630220 gene encoding schwannomin-interacting protein 1 isoform X3: protein MNLDSDGMDDIIRQESLLDMEGNYKKAQKNERESIRQKLALGSFFDDGPGIYTSCSKSGKPSLSSRLQSGMNLQICFVNDSGSDKDSDADDSKTETSLDTPLSPMSKQSSSYSDRDTTEEESESLDDMDFLTRQKKLQAEAKMALAMAKPMAKMQVEVEKQNRKKSPVADLLPHMPHISECLMKRSLKPTDLRDMTIGQLQVIVNDLHSQIESLNEELVQLLLIRDELHTEQDAMLVDIEDLTRHAESQQKHMAEKMPAK, encoded by the exons gcacagaaaaatgagagagagtCTATCAGACAGAAGTTGGCACTTGGAAGCTTCTTTGATGATGGCCCAGGAATTTATACCAGCTGTAGCAAAAGTGGGAAGCCAAGCCTTTCCTCCCG ACTGCAGAGTGGGATGAACCTGCAGATATGCTTTGTCAACGACAGTGGCAGTGATAAGGACAGTGATGCTGATGACAGTAAGACTGAAACCAGCTTGGACACCCCCTTGTCCCCCATG AGCAAACAAAGTTCTTCCTATTCTGATAGAGACACTACTGAAGAGGAATCTGAATCCTTGGATGACATGGACTTCCTCACAAGGCAAAAGAAATTGCAAGCTGAAGCCAAAATGGCCCTCGCCATGGCCAAACCAATGGCCAAAATGCAAGTAGAAGTGGAAAAACAGAACAGGAAAAAGTCTCCCGTCGCTGATCTT CTGCCACACATGCCTCATATAAGTGAATGCTTGATGAAAAGAAGTTTAAAACCCACTGACCTGAGAGACATGACTATTGGGCAGCTACAAGTGATAGTCAATGATCTCCATTCCCAGATAGAAA GCTTGAATGAAGAGTTGGTCCAGCTGCTTCTCATCCGAGATGAGCTGCACACAGAGCAAGATGCCATGCTGGTGGACATCGAAGACTTGACCAG ACATGCTGAAAGTCAGCAGAAGCACATGGCAGAGAAAATGCCGGCAAAGTGA